A stretch of Prunus dulcis chromosome 6, ALMONDv2, whole genome shotgun sequence DNA encodes these proteins:
- the LOC117630365 gene encoding glycine-rich protein 5-like: MADGGDPDGGDGNSSDDGGLWGSDGGGAYSKGGSGGGGGGKGGDGGGGRGSDGHGGGGNGNSGGVGGRAGDGGGGGFGAGGGGNGDDCGGGGEGGGDGDSHDKMAFYILAKA; the protein is encoded by the exons ATGGCGGACGGTGGTGATCCCGATGGTGGTGATGGCAATAGCAGTGATGATGGTGGTTTGTGGGGAAG TGATGGTGGTGGGGCTTATAGTAagggtggtagtggtggtggaggtggggGTAAGGGTGGTGATGGAGGTGGTGGCAGAGGAAGTGATGGTCATGGTGGTGGCGGCAACGGCAACAGCGGTGGTGTTGGGGGGAGGGCTGGCgacggtggtggtggtggttttgGGGCTGGTGGTGGCGGCAACGGCGATGactgtggtggtggtggcgaaGGCGGCGGCGATGGTGATAGTCATGATAAGATG GCATTTTATATATTAGCGAAAGCATGA